A stretch of Thermodesulforhabdus norvegica DNA encodes these proteins:
- the hrpA gene encoding ATP-dependent RNA helicase HrpA, producing the protein MLKPHVERIAKWKPEELNYPADLPISSKRQEILAALHSSQVVVVSGATGSGKSTQLPKICLEAGLCRRGFIGCTQPRRIAAVSLAHRVGEELKSLGRGLVGYRIRFRDSLGPQTIIKFMTDGILLAEANNDRLFESYDVIIVDEAHERTLNIDFILGMLKQVIKLRRDLRVIIASATIDPEKFSGFFDNAPVVEIPSRTYPVEVRYRPIPDEDDVTYIDAAVDAVDDLVAEVKGDILVFMPTERDIREAVQRLREKSYHNTEIYPLYARMAAWQQADIFAVTPHRKIIVATNVAETSLTIPNVECVVDTGLARVPQYSPKTGTQALPIVKISRASAEQRKGRCGRTKPGICVRLYDEEDFLQRPEFTPPEIRRSNLAEVILRMLYLGLGSVDEFPFMDPPPKTAIKDGYAVLRELGAVEQNTELTTMGRKMARFPLDPRLSRILIEAGRRGATDEVLTIVSALSIQDPRERPFGEEEIADMVHGLFVHPRSDFVTLLNIWKAYHREAERAPSRNALRAWCRKHFLSYRRIQEWISVRDELRAVLSEQRMLKKSKKTADYKDVHCSIISGFLTKVAMHEGKGKYRTVHGKELYLHPSSGVKGEPKWIVAAEVVETSRTFARIVAEIEPEWIEEVGIHLCRKSYFDVHWHSGKGNVVAFEKVHFGSLPVVERRPVIYGRVNPGEARKVFITEALVDGRIGRSFDFIEYNRRIIEEVRETEEKIRRRGLVVDRDRLYGFYSCRIPENVWSLRAFEKFIRARGGDDFLKLSREDVLREALSEDLERLFPGRIKIGQMEIELVYRFSPGSDEDGVTAIVPVNWLASLPAEPFDWLVPGYLEEKVTFLLKGMPRDVRRRFIPLAETVKKVLADMSWGQGNFWHRLSEAVYRITGMKIAPEEWRSVELPVYLQFRFEIVDGEGRVIASGRDLEELRKTAPISYEDDLWERARKKWEREGIEDFPEDIPEEIMIGEDGTGHKRFAYPGVVEEFGRICIRLFPVRYEAMIANEKGILVLIRRVLHQDLKKLVKCWTPPEDLRGALFFMQKEGPFPGLFVDFLIKDLFELRGPVPFDMNGLRKKLERVRHELALKGMERFQKVCEILRERDLVRRKIERYREKQGKEVPAVSERMACMENELEQLVPPDFLNQYCFDDFDKLLKCLKALNIRVDRAYTSPDKDVEKERTIRPFETKLEELKKRIQSRPDALMLKRFYEELRWLVEALKIQVFAPEVKPWQKVSFRYVEEFLEKCPN; encoded by the coding sequence ATGCTTAAACCCCATGTAGAAAGAATAGCTAAATGGAAGCCTGAGGAACTCAATTATCCGGCCGATCTGCCCATTTCAAGCAAGCGGCAGGAAATCCTTGCTGCTTTGCACTCATCTCAGGTGGTTGTCGTTTCCGGGGCAACCGGATCGGGTAAAAGTACGCAATTGCCCAAGATATGTCTTGAAGCAGGGCTTTGCCGTCGGGGCTTCATTGGGTGTACTCAACCCAGGCGAATAGCGGCCGTTTCCCTTGCTCACAGAGTAGGAGAGGAATTAAAGTCCCTCGGCCGAGGGCTTGTGGGATACAGGATTAGGTTCCGAGATTCTCTTGGCCCTCAAACGATCATAAAGTTCATGACCGACGGTATTCTTCTTGCGGAAGCCAATAACGATCGCCTCTTTGAATCCTACGATGTGATAATTGTTGATGAGGCTCACGAACGGACGCTCAACATAGATTTTATCCTGGGAATGTTAAAACAGGTCATAAAGCTTCGGCGGGACTTGCGGGTTATCATTGCTTCGGCGACCATCGACCCCGAAAAGTTCTCAGGGTTTTTCGACAATGCTCCTGTTGTGGAAATCCCGTCTCGTACCTATCCCGTGGAAGTTCGCTACAGGCCGATACCCGACGAAGACGACGTGACCTACATTGATGCCGCTGTTGATGCGGTGGACGACCTCGTTGCTGAAGTAAAGGGCGATATTCTTGTCTTTATGCCCACCGAGCGGGATATTCGAGAAGCGGTTCAGAGACTCAGGGAAAAATCCTACCATAACACGGAAATATACCCGCTCTATGCCAGAATGGCTGCATGGCAGCAGGCAGATATATTTGCAGTTACTCCTCACAGAAAGATAATCGTTGCAACCAACGTGGCGGAAACATCGCTTACCATTCCAAACGTTGAATGCGTCGTGGATACGGGACTTGCACGGGTTCCTCAGTACAGCCCAAAAACGGGTACTCAGGCGCTGCCCATTGTAAAAATCTCCAGAGCCAGTGCCGAACAGCGCAAAGGCCGGTGTGGGCGCACGAAGCCCGGAATATGTGTGAGGCTGTACGACGAAGAAGACTTTCTTCAGCGACCCGAGTTTACTCCGCCTGAGATCAGAAGGTCTAATCTGGCGGAGGTAATCCTGAGAATGCTTTACCTGGGGCTGGGAAGCGTTGACGAGTTTCCCTTTATGGATCCTCCTCCCAAAACCGCAATAAAGGACGGTTATGCGGTACTGAGAGAGCTCGGCGCTGTGGAACAAAACACAGAACTCACGACTATGGGCCGGAAGATGGCCCGATTTCCGCTGGATCCCCGCCTCAGCAGGATACTCATAGAAGCGGGAAGGCGAGGGGCAACCGATGAGGTTCTCACGATCGTTTCGGCATTGAGTATACAGGATCCGAGGGAGCGGCCTTTTGGAGAAGAAGAGATCGCGGACATGGTCCATGGATTGTTCGTGCATCCTCGATCCGACTTCGTCACACTTCTTAATATATGGAAGGCCTATCATCGTGAAGCAGAAAGGGCTCCCAGTCGGAATGCTCTGCGTGCCTGGTGCAGGAAGCATTTTTTGTCCTACCGGCGTATTCAGGAATGGATCTCTGTAAGGGACGAACTCAGAGCAGTGCTGTCAGAGCAAAGGATGCTTAAAAAGAGCAAGAAGACCGCCGATTACAAAGATGTTCATTGCAGTATTATAAGCGGTTTCCTTACAAAGGTTGCAATGCATGAGGGTAAAGGGAAATATCGTACCGTACACGGCAAGGAGCTGTATCTTCATCCTTCCTCAGGGGTAAAAGGGGAACCGAAGTGGATTGTTGCCGCGGAAGTTGTGGAAACGAGCAGAACTTTTGCCCGCATTGTGGCCGAAATTGAACCGGAGTGGATCGAAGAAGTGGGGATTCATCTGTGCAGGAAGAGTTACTTTGATGTTCACTGGCATTCCGGTAAAGGCAATGTGGTGGCCTTCGAAAAGGTACACTTCGGAAGCCTCCCGGTGGTTGAGCGAAGACCTGTGATTTACGGGAGGGTTAATCCCGGGGAGGCGCGAAAGGTATTTATAACGGAAGCCCTCGTAGATGGCAGGATAGGGCGTTCTTTTGACTTTATCGAATATAATCGGCGCATAATAGAGGAAGTCAGGGAAACGGAAGAAAAGATCCGCAGAAGAGGGCTCGTTGTGGACCGGGATAGGCTTTATGGGTTTTACAGTTGCCGAATTCCGGAAAACGTCTGGAGCCTGAGGGCTTTTGAAAAATTTATCAGAGCCCGGGGTGGTGATGATTTCCTGAAGCTGTCCCGTGAGGACGTGCTCAGAGAGGCTCTTTCCGAAGACCTGGAGCGGTTATTTCCGGGGCGGATAAAAATAGGCCAGATGGAGATAGAGCTGGTGTATCGGTTCAGTCCCGGCAGCGATGAAGACGGCGTTACCGCAATTGTTCCGGTAAATTGGCTTGCGTCGCTGCCGGCGGAGCCCTTTGACTGGCTTGTGCCCGGTTATCTTGAAGAAAAAGTCACATTCCTCCTTAAGGGTATGCCCAGGGACGTCAGAAGGCGATTTATTCCTCTCGCAGAGACGGTCAAAAAAGTGCTAGCCGACATGTCCTGGGGGCAGGGGAACTTCTGGCACAGGCTCAGCGAGGCCGTTTATAGAATTACGGGCATGAAAATAGCTCCGGAGGAATGGAGATCGGTGGAACTTCCTGTTTATCTGCAGTTCAGGTTTGAAATCGTTGACGGAGAAGGCAGAGTAATAGCTTCCGGAAGAGACCTCGAGGAGCTACGCAAAACCGCCCCGATTTCCTACGAAGACGACCTCTGGGAGAGGGCGAGAAAGAAGTGGGAACGGGAAGGGATTGAGGATTTCCCGGAGGATATTCCGGAAGAAATAATGATTGGTGAAGATGGGACGGGCCACAAAAGGTTTGCCTATCCGGGGGTTGTGGAAGAATTCGGGAGGATCTGTATCAGACTCTTTCCCGTTCGCTATGAAGCCATGATTGCCAATGAAAAGGGAATTCTGGTTTTAATCCGCCGTGTTTTGCATCAGGATCTTAAGAAGCTCGTAAAGTGCTGGACACCTCCGGAAGATCTACGGGGAGCCCTTTTTTTTATGCAAAAAGAGGGGCCCTTCCCCGGCCTTTTTGTTGACTTCCTTATAAAAGACCTTTTCGAACTCCGTGGCCCTGTACCTTTTGACATGAATGGGTTACGTAAAAAACTGGAGCGTGTACGGCACGAACTTGCGCTCAAGGGGATGGAACGATTTCAGAAGGTGTGTGAAATATTACGGGAGCGTGACCTTGTTAGACGAAAAATAGAGCGCTACAGGGAGAAGCAGGGCAAGGAGGTGCCGGCAGTCTCCGAACGGATGGCTTGTATGGAAAATGAACTCGAGCAACTCGTTCCGCCTGATTTTCTGAATCAATATTGCTTCGACGATTTCGATAAGCTCTTGAAGTGCCTTAAAGCACTTAACATACGGGTTGATCGGGCTTATACGTCCCCTGATAAGGACGTGGAAAAGGAAAGAACCATAAGGCCTTTTGAAACGAAGCTGGAGGAGCTTAAAAAGCGCATACAGAGCCGTCCCGATGCTCTGATGCTGAAGAGGTTTTACGAAGAGCTGAGGTGGCTTGTGGAAGCCTTGAAAATTCAGGTTTTTGCACCCGAAGTAAAGCCGTGGCAAAAAGTGTCTTTTCGTTATGTAGAGGAATTTCTGGAAAAATGTCCGAACTAG
- a CDS encoding TIGR00153 family protein, producing the protein MRTAFLKLFRHSPFPGLKKHADVIREVSQVYRMAVIAYLDGDQRDFERYHNEVIVLESQGDIIKRNIRGHLPRGVLLPMDKFQLFAYLREQDKVLDSVQNVLHWLSYRFAHVPDELVDDLLLLVDRSIYSLKAIHPMVSAAESYFESFSEETRQVVKDAIKQIREYEFQSDQVERKLLADLFAFPFDNPLQAFHLIRLVEYIGEISNHAENAADMMRAMIAK; encoded by the coding sequence ATGAGAACAGCGTTTCTCAAACTCTTCAGGCATTCGCCGTTCCCGGGACTGAAGAAGCATGCCGATGTTATACGGGAAGTTTCTCAGGTATATCGTATGGCTGTTATTGCTTATCTGGACGGAGATCAGAGGGACTTCGAGCGTTATCACAATGAGGTTATAGTATTGGAGTCCCAGGGCGACATAATAAAACGAAATATCCGGGGACATCTTCCTCGAGGCGTTCTTCTTCCCATGGATAAGTTCCAGTTGTTCGCCTACTTGAGGGAGCAGGATAAGGTCCTTGATTCTGTGCAAAACGTTCTCCACTGGCTCTCCTACCGTTTTGCCCATGTACCGGACGAACTGGTTGACGATTTGCTCTTGCTCGTTGACAGGTCCATATATTCTCTGAAGGCAATTCATCCCATGGTTTCGGCGGCAGAAAGTTACTTCGAATCCTTCTCGGAAGAAACACGCCAGGTTGTGAAAGATGCAATAAAGCAAATAAGGGAATACGAGTTTCAATCCGACCAGGTGGAGAGAAAGTTGCTGGCCGACCTGTTCGCCTTCCCTTTTGATAACCCTCTTCAGGCGTTTCATCTCATTCGCCTCGTCGAGTACATTGGGGAAATTTCCAATCATGCGGAAAATGCGGCGGATATGATGAGGGCTATGATTGCCAAGTAA